The proteins below are encoded in one region of Aquisphaera giovannonii:
- a CDS encoding STAS domain-containing protein: MSTGEFQRIKANMVGDVAVVEVLPGELRFPPQASELGAELSLVAGQDWARHLVVNLKHTKYLSSTGFAILFKVVKEAQERGSVVRFCQLDPEVRLGAEIISLDKLATIFETEEEAIRSFAP; encoded by the coding sequence ATGTCCACCGGCGAGTTCCAGCGCATCAAGGCCAACATGGTCGGCGACGTGGCGGTCGTCGAGGTCCTGCCGGGCGAACTGCGCTTCCCGCCCCAGGCGAGCGAGCTCGGAGCCGAGCTCTCGCTGGTCGCGGGGCAGGATTGGGCCAGGCACCTCGTCGTCAACCTGAAGCATACGAAGTACCTCAGCAGCACCGGCTTCGCCATCCTGTTCAAGGTCGTCAAGGAGGCGCAGGAGCGGGGCTCGGTGGTCCGCTTCTGCCAGCTCGATCCCGAGGTCCGCCTCGGCGCCGAGATCATCAGCCTGGACAAGCTGGCGACGATCTTCGAGACCGAGGAGGAGGCGATACGCTCGTTCGCCCCCTGA
- a CDS encoding DUF6931 family protein: MSDPAFINERFAAEIGSRTEMTPAAAALLREGLAPGAYLDLLASGGLHLDGIRFLARGMIKRAAVWWACRCVATADPEGSATGPAESALKAARDWVTDPSDERRRGCWAAAQEAGIDTPAGCTALAAFLSEGSLAPPELTAVPPREDLTARAATGAILLAAVIRQPEKAPEKHATFFAIGREVAEGKDTWPSPTRIPPPTRPTVKKR, from the coding sequence GTGAGCGACCCGGCATTCATCAACGAGCGGTTCGCGGCGGAGATCGGCTCGCGGACGGAGATGACACCGGCCGCGGCGGCCCTGCTCCGGGAGGGCCTGGCGCCGGGCGCCTACCTGGACCTGCTCGCCTCCGGCGGCCTGCACCTCGACGGGATCCGTTTCCTGGCGCGCGGCATGATCAAGCGCGCGGCCGTCTGGTGGGCGTGCCGCTGCGTGGCGACGGCCGACCCCGAGGGGTCCGCGACGGGCCCCGCGGAATCCGCCCTGAAGGCCGCCAGGGATTGGGTGACCGACCCCAGCGACGAACGGCGTCGCGGCTGCTGGGCGGCCGCGCAGGAGGCGGGGATCGACACGCCCGCCGGCTGCACCGCCCTCGCCGCGTTCCTCAGCGAGGGCAGCCTCGCCCCGCCCGAACTCACCGCGGTCCCGCCGCGAGAGGACCTGACGGCCCGCGCGGCGACCGGGGCAATCCTTCTCGCGGCCGTGATCCGCCAGCCGGAGAAGGCCCCGGAGAAGCACGCGACGTTCTTCGCGATCGGGCGGGAAGTCGCCGAGGGCAAGGACACCTGGCCCTCGCCGACGCGTATCCCGCCCCCGACCCGGCCGACCGTCAAGAAGCGATAG
- a CDS encoding PAAR domain-containing protein, protein MGMPAARAGDMHVCPMVTGVVPHVGGPILPPGCPTVLVGGMPAARVGDMATCVGPPDVIAVGCFTVLIGGMPAARLGDVTAHGGSIVLGCPTVLIG, encoded by the coding sequence ATGGGCATGCCCGCCGCGCGAGCCGGAGACATGCACGTCTGCCCGATGGTGACCGGCGTGGTGCCCCACGTCGGCGGGCCGATCCTCCCCCCGGGCTGCCCCACGGTCCTCGTCGGCGGCATGCCCGCCGCGAGGGTGGGCGACATGGCCACCTGCGTCGGCCCGCCGGACGTCATCGCGGTCGGCTGCTTCACCGTGCTGATCGGCGGCATGCCCGCCGCGAGGCTCGGCGACGTCACGGCCCATGGAGGGTCGATCGTCCTCGGGTGTCCGACCGTGCTCATCGGCTGA
- the purE gene encoding 5-(carboxyamino)imidazole ribonucleotide mutase, giving the protein MPVELQLPDSPVVGVVMGSRSDWETMRHAAEALRSLGIPAEAKVVSAHRTPQRLFRYAMEAEGRGIEVIIAGAGGAAHLPGMIAALTILPVLGVPVESKALRGMDSLLSIVQMPRGVPVGTLAIGAAGALNAGLLAGAMLARKYPAVREALAIHRRDQTEAVGESPE; this is encoded by the coding sequence ATGCCCGTGGAGCTGCAACTGCCCGACTCGCCCGTGGTCGGGGTGGTGATGGGGAGCCGGTCGGACTGGGAGACCATGCGGCACGCGGCCGAAGCCCTCCGATCGCTGGGCATCCCCGCCGAGGCGAAGGTCGTCTCCGCGCACCGCACGCCCCAGCGACTCTTCCGATACGCCATGGAGGCCGAAGGTCGCGGGATCGAGGTCATCATCGCCGGCGCGGGGGGCGCGGCCCACCTGCCGGGGATGATCGCGGCGCTGACCATCCTGCCGGTGCTCGGCGTGCCGGTGGAGAGCAAGGCGCTGCGGGGCATGGACTCGCTCCTGTCGATCGTCCAGATGCCCCGCGGGGTCCCCGTGGGCACCCTGGCGATCGGCGCCGCCGGCGCACTGAACGCGGGGCTGCTCGCCGGGGCGATGCTCGCCCGCAAGTACCCGGCGGTCCGGGAGGCCCTCGCGATCCATCGTCGCGACCAGACGGAAGCCGTGGGGGAGTCGCCCGAATGA
- a CDS encoding type VI secretion system Vgr family protein: MPQISQANRPISISTPLGADVLLLQGVEGTESLSGLYRFRLEMLAESSEDIAFDSLLGQEATVTMRLPDGSSRYLSGIVSEVDQGGRLPSPLGPSYFTVYHAELVPKLWLLTRKIGSRIFQQMNVPDILTAVFSGLSIKNQLQGTYKPRDYCVQYRESDFDFAARLMEEEGIYYYFKHASGSHQMVIADTPGGHDDVPGATTVFFEEQEGGLRDEDRVHSWRRRQAIRPGKLTLWDQCFELPGQNLEAVKSAAGTVQGGTVSMSLTAASNDALEVYEFPGGYAKRFDGTAPGGGDRPSDVQNIFEDNERTAGIRIQEQNASAIRNRGTSTCRQFAAGCKFTLDRHFNANGPYVLTRVTHRLTMGDAYTTGGNGQGAYENEFECIPASLAFRPERNVPRRVVEGPQTAVVVGNSGDEIFTDKYGRVKVQFPWDRIGQKDANSSCWVRVGTPWAGQQWGMIHIPRVGQEVIVHFEEGDPDRPIIVGSVYNAANMPPYTLPDNMTQSGYLSRSSLDGTAENFNQLRFEDKKDSEEVYFHAEKDFNRVVENNDTLKVGFDKKDKGDQAIEIYNNQAVKVGTANCDDGSQAIEVYNGQSLKVGTGEAQASSGSQTVEIYKDRSTTLKTGNDTLTISQGNRSATVKQGDDSLEVTQGKRTVSINGDVAEEIKQGNRSVKIDMGNDSLTISMGNQTTKLDLGSSSTEAMQSIELKVGQNSIKIDQTGVTIQGLMIKVQGQVQTQVQGLMVQVSADAMLQAKGGITMIG; encoded by the coding sequence ATGCCGCAGATCAGCCAGGCCAACCGCCCGATCTCCATCTCGACCCCACTCGGGGCGGATGTCCTGCTCCTCCAGGGCGTGGAGGGGACCGAGTCGCTTTCCGGCCTGTATCGCTTCCGCCTCGAGATGCTGGCCGAATCGAGCGAGGACATCGCATTCGACAGCCTGCTCGGACAGGAGGCGACGGTCACGATGCGGCTACCCGACGGCTCGTCGCGGTACTTGTCGGGGATCGTCAGCGAGGTGGACCAGGGCGGCCGCCTCCCCTCTCCGCTAGGGCCGTCCTATTTCACCGTCTATCACGCCGAACTCGTGCCCAAGCTCTGGCTCCTGACCCGGAAGATCGGCAGCCGCATCTTCCAGCAGATGAACGTCCCCGACATCCTCACCGCCGTGTTCTCCGGCCTCAGCATCAAGAACCAGCTCCAGGGGACGTACAAGCCGCGGGACTACTGCGTCCAGTATCGCGAGAGCGACTTCGACTTCGCCGCCCGGTTGATGGAAGAAGAGGGTATCTACTACTACTTCAAGCATGCGTCCGGCAGCCACCAGATGGTGATTGCCGACACGCCCGGCGGCCACGACGACGTCCCCGGCGCGACGACGGTGTTCTTCGAGGAGCAGGAGGGCGGGCTCCGCGACGAGGATCGGGTTCATTCCTGGCGACGGCGGCAGGCCATCCGCCCGGGCAAGCTCACGCTCTGGGATCAGTGCTTCGAGCTGCCGGGCCAGAACCTGGAGGCGGTCAAGTCGGCGGCGGGCACCGTCCAGGGCGGCACCGTCTCGATGAGCCTCACCGCCGCCAGCAACGACGCCCTCGAGGTCTACGAGTTCCCCGGCGGCTACGCCAAGCGATTCGACGGCACCGCGCCAGGCGGGGGCGACCGCCCCTCGGACGTCCAGAACATCTTCGAGGACAACGAGCGCACCGCGGGCATCCGGATTCAGGAGCAGAACGCCTCGGCCATCCGCAACCGCGGGACGAGTACGTGCCGGCAGTTCGCCGCCGGCTGCAAGTTCACCCTCGACCGGCACTTCAACGCCAACGGCCCCTACGTCCTGACCCGGGTCACGCACCGGCTGACGATGGGGGACGCCTACACGACCGGCGGCAACGGGCAAGGAGCCTATGAGAACGAATTCGAGTGCATCCCGGCCTCCCTCGCGTTCCGGCCCGAGAGGAACGTCCCCCGTCGGGTGGTCGAGGGGCCCCAGACGGCGGTCGTCGTCGGCAACTCTGGGGACGAGATCTTCACCGACAAGTACGGCCGGGTGAAGGTGCAATTCCCCTGGGACCGCATCGGCCAGAAGGACGCCAACAGCTCGTGCTGGGTCCGGGTCGGCACGCCTTGGGCGGGCCAGCAATGGGGGATGATCCACATCCCGCGAGTCGGGCAGGAGGTCATCGTCCACTTCGAGGAAGGGGATCCGGACCGCCCGATCATCGTGGGCAGCGTCTACAATGCGGCGAACATGCCCCCCTACACGCTCCCGGACAACATGACGCAGAGCGGATACCTGAGCCGCAGCTCGCTCGACGGCACCGCGGAGAACTTCAATCAGCTGAGGTTCGAGGACAAGAAGGACTCCGAGGAGGTCTACTTCCACGCCGAGAAGGACTTCAACCGAGTCGTCGAGAACAACGACACGCTCAAGGTCGGATTCGACAAGAAGGACAAGGGCGACCAGGCGATCGAAATCTACAACAACCAGGCCGTGAAGGTCGGCACCGCGAATTGCGACGACGGCAGCCAGGCCATCGAGGTCTACAACGGCCAGTCGCTGAAGGTCGGCACGGGGGAGGCGCAGGCGTCGAGCGGCAGCCAGACCGTGGAGATCTACAAGGACCGGTCGACGACGCTGAAGACGGGGAACGACACGCTGACGATCTCGCAGGGGAACCGCTCGGCGACGGTCAAGCAGGGCGACGACTCGCTCGAGGTCACGCAGGGCAAGCGGACCGTCTCCATCAACGGAGACGTCGCCGAGGAGATCAAGCAGGGCAATCGCAGCGTGAAGATCGACATGGGGAACGACTCGCTGACGATCTCCATGGGCAACCAGACGACGAAGCTCGACCTGGGCTCCAGCTCGACGGAGGCGATGCAGTCCATCGAGCTGAAGGTCGGCCAGAACAGCATCAAGATCGATCAGACGGGCGTGACGATCCAGGGCCTGATGATCAAGGTCCAGGGGCAGGTGCAGACGCAGGTGCAGGGGCTGATGGTCCAGGTCAGCGCGGACGCGATGCTGCAGGCCAAGGGCGGCATCACGATGATCGGCTGA